A window of Helicoverpa armigera isolate CAAS_96S chromosome 30, ASM3070526v1, whole genome shotgun sequence contains these coding sequences:
- the LOC126056167 gene encoding translation initiation factor eIF2B subunit beta — MTPSKCPVKELDEKYVKLIGKFVSDIRNGKLRGTNNIALSMVTLLETIITDSQNATAFELCGTVRAVGRHVSSALPHELVAANVARRVLRAIRDENRAHANQSIEGSGESLQRLVLAAGSRRATLGAAQHDLREPLRDHIAELRGEIESSISSICSQAREHVHADELILTCGGSVVAERFLRAAAPRNYKLILATGPDTTQSHAMANRLSAAGVPVTVIGSEAIYAVMSRVNKVIISVKAALSGGAVFVAPGMHAVTQAAKHFSVPVLALAPLYKLYPGHGNYATMVNGLAAPHTAISYDRPETASANVHVFAPQYDFAPPDHVTLFITNLGGSSPSYMYRMVSELYDPNDNCL; from the exons ATGACCCCATCAAAATGCCCTGTGAAGGAATTAGACGAGAAATACGTCAAGTTAATTGGCAAATTCGTCTCTGACATTAGAAATGG GAAATTACGAGGCACAAATAACATTGCTTTGTCAATGGTTACGTTATTGGAGACAATTATAACAGATTCTCAGAATGCTACAGCTTT TGAACTCTGTGGCACAGTCCGTGCAGTGGGACGTCACGTATCCTCAGCGTTACCACATGAGCTGGTTGCCGCTAACGTGGCCCGGAGAGTGCTGAGAGCTATCCGGGACGAGAATAGGGCTCATGCTAATCAG AGTATAGAAGGATCAGGCGAGAGTCTCCAACGCCTGGTGCTGGCCGCTGGCTCCCGTCGCGCCACCCTGGGTGCTGCACAGCATGACTTGAGGGAACCATTGAGAGACCATATTGCTGAG CTCCGAGGCGAAATAGAATCCAGCATATCTTCAATCTGCAGCCAAGCTCGAGAGCACGTCCACGCAGACGAGCTGATCCTCACTTGCGGAGGCAGCGTGGTGGCTGAGCGGTTCCTCAGGGCTGCAGCACCCAGGAACTACAAGCTTATACTGGCCACAGGGCCCGACACCACACAG AGTCACGCGATGGCGAATCGTCTGAGCGCGGCCGGCGTGCCGGTCACTGTGATCGGCTCCGAAGCTATATATGCTGTCATGTCAAGGGTTAATAAG GTGATAATAAGCGTGAAGGCGGCGCTGAGCGGCGGCGCGGTGTTCGTGGCGCCCGGCATGCACGCCGTCACGCAGGCCGCCAAGCACTTCAGTGTGCCC GTGCTAGCCCTAGCTCCGCTATACAAGCTGTACCCGGGGCACGGGAACTACGCCACCATGGTCAACGGGCTAGCCGCGCCACACACTGCCATCTCTTATGA TCGTCCGGAGACAGCGAGTGCTAATGTGCACGTGTTCGCGCCGCAGTATGACTTCGCGCCGCCTGACCATGTCACACTGTTCATTACTAActt AGGCGGCAGCTCACCATCATACATGTATCGGATGGTTTCCGAACTCTATGATCCGAATGACAACTGtttgtaa
- the LOC135119145 gene encoding serine/threonine-protein phosphatase 6 regulatory ankyrin repeat subunit C-like — protein MDLSPDEDNFQGRLLHQAALWDNLELLQELLSSGADVNARDCSSRSALHAAALAERSRCLSALCSAGAEIDAKSDEATGGKTALHIAAERGHFENVKTLLSAGASLSILDAHGNTALALAERNSWRHAAHALREARGELSAV, from the exons ATGGACTTGTCCCCGGATGAGGACAACTTCCAAGGCCGCCTCCTGCATCAG GCAGCCTTATGGGATAACCTAGAGCTACTCCAAGAGCTGCTCTCAAGCGGTGCTGATGTCAACGCTCGGGATTGCAGCAGCCGCAGTGCACTGCATGCAGCTGCACTGGCTGAGCGCTCTCGGTGTCTGTCTGCGCTCTGCTCTGCCGGGGCTGAGATTGATGCTAAGTCTGATGAAGCTACTGGGGGCAAG ACAGCCCTCCACATAGCAGCAGAACGCGGCCACTTCGAGAATGTCAAGACTTTACTCAGCGCAGGCGCATCGCTCAGCATACTGGACGCTCACGGCAACACCGCGCTCGCACTCGCCGAGCGCAACAGCTGGCGACACGCCGCGCATGCGCTGAGAGAGGCTCGAGGTGAGCTGTCCGCGGTGTAA